From Plasmodium malariae genome assembly, chromosome: 4:
AATAGAGGATCATagaaatttaataaaagaaaaacgtTCTATTTCAAAAAAGTATCATGAAGCAGtggtataatatatatatattttttttattagtaaaaaaaaaaaattaaattatacaataaaacaaaataaaaatgcataaatttGTGTGTTACATAGTATTGGTATGTTCTCCCTTTGAGTACTGTACCATTtactaaattatttttcacatatgtgcatgcacatatatatatatatatatatatatatatgtatatctatatagGATGCAAACTTTCAACTGTATCAACAAAACGAAATGCTCAAGGCTCAAAATATAAGCCTCTTAGAGAAAAGCAAAGACATAATAAACGAGGAACTAGTAATTATTAACTATATTTCTGGAAATTACAAAATCTCTACGTCCCTATTTTCCACTTAAAAAAATGCGAATTGGGtgtaacatttatatatacgtacgtacatatatatacaactgcatgtacgtatacttacatatagatatacatataatcattcttttttttcccttttcccttttttccttaatttttGGCTTACTAGCAAAACAAATTGGAAGCGCTCAACTTGTCCCTTATATATGTTCAAAAGGAAAATCTTCATTTGAAAGGTttccacatatatatatatatatatatatatacatgtgtatgtgtgtacattTGTGCACgggtacatacatacatacacacgtaTAAGTATATACCCACGAATACACCCatgtatacacacacacCCACTCGTACTTGTATTTTCCCCCTTATTCAGAAGTGCTTGACCAATATTCCAGGCTGATAACTAACATAAAGATTTGTCCGGCagtaaataagaaatatgagTTCATTGTTTAATACAATACACATGTACACACTGTGCGCATAAGTATATGCCGCTTATCTATTTAAACCTCATTAAAAGttatactaattttttaCCTGTTTCTCGTTTGTATTTGCTCTAACATCGTTGTGCTCTATTTTGCTTTTCTTCGCTTTGCTATATTATACTGTgccatattttattattttaattttgtttcttttagGCTAATTTTCTTGAGGAAGAACTGGACAAGTTTAAAACctatttgttaatttaataataagacCGTAGATGATGACTAAATCCATTTGACCGTTTCTCAAGTGTAACACCACAGTGAAATTTACTTGTTGTAAatgtttaattaattatttatttataaatattataatttttaatgcttataaaagaaaaaaaataataaaaaaaataataaaaaaaataataaaaaaaaaaaataaaaaaaaaaaaaataataataaaataataataataataaaaggaagtattttatcctttgttcttttttcattgtttttattatctcGACAAGTTCAATATTGCTATTCAttcacatttatttttgcgCTCCCATACATCTCGTCTATTTTTCCTCTTCCCtcttttatgtaattattcatttttaattttcctcAAAATTAACCCCTTCTAACGATACCTACATTTTATGCTTTATTCTTATCACAGTAGTACAAATGGCAAACATGCATGCACAGGAAAAGGCAGTTAAGAATTTTGTACATGATTAAGTGAATATACCTAACTATGCATAATTGTTCTATATTCTTATATCATGTTATTCCTTACTATATCATACTATGCAATAATATACCAACAtggtatatacatacatataatgcacatatgtatgtttgcGCTACCGccctttttaattaatgttTATTAGTGCGATACTGATCGTTTTGTATAGCTgtacctttttatttatgtttttataacattttatgtTTGAACTATTTTACTTGATCGCTTATTCGTTATATGTGcatttacatatacgtatatgcctacatatacataagtatTTAAGTCTTTTTCCCGGCTATTTATGCCctcatattaataattatacttTTACTGCCTATTCATTTGGTTTTTAAGTGCATACgagcatatatattcatatgtatgtatatacatatatttacatttgcacctttttctttcattcGCATTATGTGATACAATTTGACTCTTATTTTTACGAATTcgtaaaaacatttataaatacaaaaagaaaaaaaaaaattgcactGCATCACATCATAGCATAATACATCAGATCCCATTTTGAAATATTGTACTCATGCAGCATGTATGAGTAAAACATATTGCGTGAGTTACATACTTTATTTCTCATAAGTGAAGCTCACCTATTTCTGCTACCCGAAAGAACAGCGAACATTCATCTACATAAAATTTCACACCTACTCAGTCCATATATTTtgagaaggaaaaaaaaaaattatgtacacttttttttaaaaattagtgAAATTATGTTGGTTCATTTTTGTTGTTCATTTTGAagagatttatttttttaacaaaagaaAAGTTTAAACGTTTCGGGATGATCATAAAAATTGTAGAATAGTGAATGACAGGAAAACGAATGATAACAAGGATAAGCAATTATACATGGACtcttcttaaaaataaagagattTGTACAAATATCATATCAAACGCTTAATGAGTCTCCAAATTTCTATCTAAAATGTGTAAAAATAGTGAGCACCACAAACATATGTTTGTATCATCAGCTGTATAtcttaaagaaaaaacagaaaaaaaaaaaaaatttatactaatcggacaaaaaaaaaaaaaaaaaaaagcatgcATAAAGCTACTAGCTTAATTATCATCCCAAGAAGCCTTAGCAATGGGCACTTTTCACgaaaaaaacaaagcaaaAAATGCGAAGCAAATTTATCATAGAAAAATGAGCATAACAAATTTAGTGTGGCAAAATGAGCGTAACAAATTTAGTGTGGCAAAATGAGCGTAACAAATTTAGTGTGGCAAAATGAGCGTAACAAATTTAGTGTGGCAAAATGAGCTTGGCAAAATGAACTTGGCAAAATGAGCTTGGCAAAATGAGCTTGGCAAAATGAATGTACGTACGATTCTGAAAATAAGAGTTCCAAAACAATAATACTGAAGAAGCATTTTCTTGCTTGAccttcatttaaaaatttaacttAAAACCTTGTTGCCAATGCGTAGATACGCCTTTTCGTGAATGAACCAATATACgagtacatatatgcatatgcataatatgtatgtataagtCGCTTAGCAGACGCATTTACTGTTGTACGCCGTTACTGTGCACTGCGCAAAGGAAAATTTGTTACCCTAATTGGATGTTCTCTCATTGCTTCTAGCTTCTCCCTACTGACTGTGCTCTGCTCTAGCTACTCGCTGTTTTCTCCTTAACATTATGTCCCTATACTTTGTCCCTATACTTTGTCCCTATACTTTGTCCCTATTACTTTATCCCTATTACTTTATCTCTATTACTTTATCCCTATTACTTTATCCCTATTACTTTATCCCTATTACTTTATCCCTGTTTCCATACACCCCAGTCCCAACTATACTAGATCAGCAAAACAATAATGAATCAGAGCCTCCCTCGCGTTCTGTATTCTCGTAAATGGGTTTGGGTCTAAAAGACGCAAACATAAATCTAGGACTTCAGGATGTTGTTTCCAAATAAAAGGATCAAAATGTGGCTTAGTGTgggttaatatttttttttttaaatgaatagacatattattattaatttcaaATGGAAATCTTCCATCCATTAGtgcatataaaataactCCACATGCCCATATGTCATTACCAGTAGATATAATTCCATCTAATGACTCTGGTGACATATAAGGTGCAGTGCCACAGATATTCTTTGAAGTTGTACTTCTACTATCACTATTAAAATTAccattattataaacatGCTCCATCATGTCCATATCAATTAAACATAAATCACTGTATGAATTATTGTTATCCTTTCTTTCCCTTCTGTCTTTTTTAACACTATTGCTCTTTACTTCTTTGCGCTTTGTGTATTTCCCTTCATGTAGTTGGAGACTCCTTAAGGGAAGGTTGTTCCTCTTCGACTCATAATTACCGTCACTAGCATTGCCTCTATTATTTCCGATGCTCCTACTACTCCCCCTTTTAGTGGTGTTTATAAGTGTTTTGCAACCCTTAGGAATAAAGCGCGTATGCACGtaattactactactactactaccatTACGCATTTTCCTTGGAATCTTAAAACCCtttctaaaattataattctcAGAGGTATAGATCCGAGGTTCATATGAATTTATGGATATCAAGGAATTTTTGGAAATAAAAGAATCGAGAGAAGTCttagaagaagaagaagaagaagaagaagaagaagaaactCCTATTCTACCTCCTGCTCCTCTTTCTCTTTCATTCTTGACAATTTCTTCATCCTTCTCATTAAAATCCTTTTCTTTCCTTCCTCTTTCAAAATGAGGTGGTGGATTTATCTCGTTGTTGCACAAGTAAGGGGCGTTTAGTCCAATATGACTGTTGCTGTCGTTTCCTGAATAGTCATCTTCATAGTAGCTCTCACTGCAGTAGTGTtcattatcataataatcACTATCGCTAGCATCTCCTCCACAGTTAGCTTCTTCCGAATCACTGTCATTGTACAACTCATAGTTTATTCTATCCGCAGAAGTGGTATATTTCGCGCGACTCCCCCCCTCACCTTGTAAATTCATCAAAAATGGGTAGTTATAGTTGTAGTTGCAGCAGTAGTCTTTGCTTCTAAACGCTCTTCTCCTAACATGTCGAGCACCTCTTAACGTCCTGCTTCCACATGATACTGATCTATTGCCCTCTTCAGATATATACGGAACATTACTATCAGCTAGTCTGTAGGAGGTGccaaaattttcataattcatatttgcttttctttttttcctaaaCATAATGTTTTCAAATTTAATATCTCTATGTATCATATCCTTTGAATGTAAGAAGTCTAGAGCTAAGAGTAGGTTCttcattatcttttttacttcatatacatttaacGAATCCGGTGCAAGAGACATAAAATAGTCGAATAAAGTACATCCTTCACAAAAATCCATAATTATacagttataattttttgcagTAAATACATCATATAtggatataatatttttatgtgggttactttttaaaaataaatatttttttgtaaaattgttTGCATATTTTGAATCATTATCCTgataatttcctttttcttttaaaacgATCTTCATTGCATATGTTTTCTTatcatttacatttatgcatttatacACTTGTGACTTATCtccataatatattaaatcgACTATATagtatacattattattactgtgcGTATTGGGGGTATTGCACTTATTGGGTGTATTGCACTTATTGGGTGTATTGCACTTATTGGGTGTATTGCACTTATTGGGTGTATTGCACTTATTGGGTGTATTGCACTTATTGGGTGTATTGCACGTACTGGGCGTATTGAACGTACTGGGCTTATTGCACGTACTGGGCTTATTGCACGTACTGGGCGTATTGAACGTATTGCTCGTTTCATTTGTGTAGGGAACTGAGTCAACAGCACACAGAGAGCACCATCCATTATCAATCTTATCGATGGTTCTGTTCCCGTACGCATCATTCCCATTTAATGAGTTACTCGTTTTACTTTTCTGGTCATGTTGTTTACTGGAAGTTCTTCTGTCTCTAAGAAAATCTCTATCATTAGAAACAGCGTTAGAAGCACTGTTAGAAGCTTCTATAGAAGCCTCTCCAAAAGCAGCAGTGTTATCTTCCCTTTCATTCCCTTTCCTTATTAATTCCAGGCTTTTCCCCCTCTCCTCCATGGGACTTCTTCCTGTGCACCTACTCGCAATGCAAAATTCACATGCTGATATTAAAGAACAAAAACAACAATTGTTAGAGCCTTTTACAAGATTCCGTTCTCCCTCTTTTTTTAACtgatttttgcattttttcattatatttctgCATATTACCTCGTCAAATGTATAGGGGTAATAATTCTTTCCTTCCTTAATACTTCTCTGTTTGCCGTTTTCTAAAACGTATGGCCTAACTTCATACATTTTATTCAATATGATGTTATTGCCACCCCCCGTTTTTGCtacatgtacatgttcaGGTACTTCGAAACTGTTAAACAGATGTAACTTATTCGACATGGTAAATTTTAAATCATTATCTGTGTTATTCTTTTCTATAATACTTGTGGAATAAGCCTTTAAAATGTTCCTCTTATCACCTGCTTTTAAGGGGGTCTTCTTCTCTTTAATGCTTTCATTAGTGTATAATGCTACCCTTTTTTGGATCCTGTATGGGTCTGACTTATGGCTCAGATTATCTCTATCAGTGTCATTGCTATTACTACTGTCACTGACACTATCACTATCACTGCCGCTACCATTTCCAATCCCACCTATCCTACCCTTTCTCACACTATATTGATAATTGTGTAGAGAGTCAGGCTTACATCCCATGTTTCCGTTTAACACCTTTTCCACAGTGTGCTTTAACAATTTAACATATGGCAACAGCGATTCTTCCTTGCTCTTTAGTGGTGGCATCGGTTCTTCCTTATtcttaaaattcttttttttttttttttttttttttttttttttttattcatcatttcttcctttcttttttttttctttataaagtACCTAAAGCGTAAATTTCCACTAGGACCTATACgcctattatatatttctttttcgtacgaaaaaatggaaagattaatttgtttattcctcttaatatattgtattttctcattctttttctctttaacatactttttcataattaaaaaggatttatcttttttaagtTCTTTTACTGAATGGTGTATTCTTAACGCATTCAAAGAGcatgttttattattgttcagGCTCCTTGTATCGTCATAATATGTGGAGGTAGTACTTCTACTGTTTTTATTGCCATAATTTTGCGCCTTTTTAAATGCTATTGTTTTTACTTGCTCTTTTGCCTTTACTCCTCTTTTCCTTATATCATTcgtattcttcttttttattttttttaattttttaagtcttatgtttttaaaaaccATATAACCTTCCATACTCTGCATTTTATTCTTTGTAAAGCCAGAATtcatatttgaaaatatactTCTGTGGCTTCTCTTCGAAAGTCCTTTACTGTCACTACCGTTGTCACTATGACTATTATTTGCTCTTTCACTTCCTGTTACACTACCATTTTCACTATCTTTCCCAGCGCTGTGATTACTCCTCCTATCGTTCAAGTTGCTTCCTTCACCTCGTTCAAAACCAAGACTACTACTGAAACAGACATCATCACCTGCACACACACATCTGTTGCCCTTATAAACCTCTTTGTTactaacatatttatttttgcaaaaaatattaactaaACTATTTCGATCATTTCgatcattttcatcatttcgATCATTTCgatcattttcatcatttcgATCATTTCgatcattttcatcatttcgATCATTTCGATCATTTACATCATTTCCATCATTTCGATCATGTCGATCATTCTGATCATTACATTCAAAAGGTCTATTACTACTTATGTGTTGGTTATACACGAAACGGTCATCCATGTTGTGTTTACTTCTATTTGTTATGGTCCCATCAAAGCTCCTATTTTTGATCAGAGTGCTAAAGtgcaaaatattttcttttgagATAGTAAATATTTGCGCGTTCTTTACTCTTGATTCAAATAAAAGGCAAGATTTCGATTTAGGATATAGTGTCTTTGCAGTTTTACCATCATTGTTATTACTGGTGTTATTCCtgtcatttttattttcgttCCTCCTATTATCTTCAGAATCCCCACTGCAATCACTACAACCGCTACAATTGATGCATCCTCTTCGACTGCGATATGAACTAACCCATGTTTCGTTATTTTCATTGATTTTGAATTCATGCTTGAAGACACTGTTCATGGGAAGTGGCCTGGTGGGTTTATCAGCAAACAACGATTTGCTGTTgatatcatttaaaattttgtagtTTTTATAAGAACTAACACTAGcctgttttttatttttatcccttctctttttattcttcCATTTATTAAAACACGTATCATGCGTCATATGTAAATCCTGAAAACTTTGTGCCGTTTCTATTTCCATcctgtttttccttttttccccTTTACTACGTCTGCTTGCATAATTATTAAAGCAATTACAACTATTATTACTGccactactactattaccaTTGCCACTACCGCTACTATTGCCACTACCGCTATTACCATTGCCACTACCGCTACTATTGCCACTACCGCTATTACCATTGCCACTACCGCTATTACCATTGCCACTACCGCTATTACCATTGCCACTACCGCTACTATTGCCACTACCGCTATTACCATTGCCACTACCGCTACAACTACTACTACCGTTACCACTACTACTACCGTTACCACTACCATTactcttcttcttcttattttttttttttacaattcgACGTTCACTCATTAGCAGACATTCACTGTGTGCTTTTTTATTCGGtagatttttaaaaatgttattgcCAAGTacatgttttttctttttgcaaCTATTTAAAGCACTTCTTCCCTTCAGACTTTGCATTTCATCCTTGCCCTCCTCCCATGTTTTGTCATTTTCTTTATCCagttcattctttttttttttttttgttttaacttttttgatatttctcatactttttaaaatagttaattgtttttcattatatcGTGAGCTGTTTCGTTCATGCataaaattgcaaaaaaaacCAGACTCACAATtgctataataataattattatcattatcattattattatcattattatcattattatcattattattatcattattatcattattattatcattattattatcattgttGATATTTTGATGATCGATCGTGCTACTATCCGTTCTGCTGCTATTACCGTCAGTAACGTAACAGCTAGTGATAAAACTTCTACCATTTTTATGATTATAAATGCATTTGCTGTCTCTACGAGGGAACCACCTTGTAATGATCATTCCTCTTTTAACGTGTGTGTTACCATTTAAATCATTTGAGTCTGTGCTAAAACTTTTAATAAAACACTTTGacatgttattatattttttttctgcgTGAGAACTGCCTAGTTGATTGTTCCTATTTTTTACCATAatcctttttgtttttgcgCACGAAGGGAATTTAGGGTTGTTCATACTTCGGCCCCTGTAGACGCCCTCCTCACTACTTCCTTCAATGCCACTTGTATTGCAACCACTTCCTTTGCTACTCACCCTTCTTCCTACACTACTGAGACGTCTACTCTCCTCATCGTTGTTTCCCATAGTGCTACCAACAAAATTTTCCCTTAAGAAACAGTTTAATAGAGCTCCCTCCGTGTAATTACTCGTTGCCAAATTACCAGCACAAGTGCAATTCGATGTAGCCATATGACTAGTAACACCTGTCCTATTATTGATATTTGCACTTATATTACTaccttttttgtttatattatttttatcgtccttgtataatttatactGTTCGCGTAATCTACATAGTTCACACAGTCCACTCAATTCACACAGTTTACACAAGTCATACTGTCCACTACATAACTGAGCACTTACATTTGATGCATTGGtggattttttaaaactggATGAAAGATCATCATTATTTTCGTATATGCCATtcgtataataatttttacttacTAAATTATTCCAAGTAAATGAGTTAAGATTACACTTAACTACACTTTTCTCTCCACAagttatttcatttaatgtATTAGTGTCTTTGTTTATGTATGACTTACTATTTTCATTtactatattattgttatatttatagaaactaattaaattagttttttccttttctttttgaataccacatatttttttattaggtATAAAAGAGTTAATGGAGTTATTCGAATCGTCAAccctattattattattattattattattattattattatt
This genomic window contains:
- the PmUG01_04017700 gene encoding serine/threonine protein kinase, putative; amino-acid sequence: MENYVVPPNLKIINSHVDESKVYTNKYSSDRINSKDGNNYERDKNDKNGKNGTIKKKNINYKYMQHLKCTPNNCSDGRICKSNSNGVALHYCASKDEWNMKHCISMMKKKKQTNKCKNYDDIILNNKINKLEEFKYSRELIRFYNNNNNNNNNNNNNNNNNNNNRVDDSNNSINSFIPNKKICGIQKEKEKTNLISFYKYNNNIVNENSKSYINKDTNTLNEITCGEKSVVKCNLNSFTWNNLVSKNYYTNGIYENNDDLSSSFKKSTNASNVSAQLCSGQYDLCKLCELSGLCELCRLREQYKLYKDDKNNINKKGSNISANINNRTGVTSHMATSNCTCAGNLATSNYTEGALLNCFLRENFVGSTMGNNDEESRRLSSVGRRVSSKGSGCNTSGIEGSSEEGVYRGRSMNNPKFPSCAKTKRIMVKNRNNQLGSSHAEKKYNNMSKCFIKSFSTDSNDLNGNTHVKRGMIITRWFPRRDSKCIYNHKNGRSFITSCYVTDGNSSRTDSSTIDHQNINNDNNNDNNNDNNDNNNDNNDNNDNNNDNDNNYYYSNCESGFFCNFMHERNSSRYNEKQLTILKSMRNIKKVKTKKKKKNELDKENDKTWEEGKDEMQSLKGRSALNSCKKKKHVLGNNIFKNLPNKKAHSECLLMSERRIVKKKNKKKKSNGSGNGSSSGNGSSSCSGSGNGNSGSGNSSGSGNGNSGSGNGNSGSGNGNSGSGNSSGSGNGNSGSGNSSGSGNGNSSSGSNNSCNCFNNYASRRSKGEKRKNRMEIETAQSFQDLHMTHDTCFNKWKNKKRRDKNKKQASVSSYKNYKILNDINSKSLFADKPTRPLPMNSVFKHEFKINENNETWVSSYRSRRGCINCSGCSDCSGDSEDNRRNENKNDRNNTSNNNDGKTAKTLYPKSKSCLLFESRVKNAQIFTISKENILHFSTLIKNRSFDGTITNRSKHNMDDRFVYNQHISSNRPFECNDQNDRHDRNDGNDVNDRNDRNDENDRNDRNDENDRNDRNDENDRNDRNSLVNIFCKNKYVSNKEVYKGNRCVCAGDDVCFSSSLGFERGEGSNLNDRRSNHSAGKDSENGSVTGSERANNSHSDNGSDSKGLSKRSHRSIFSNMNSGFTKNKMQSMEGYMVFKNIRLKKLKKIKKKNTNDIRKRGVKAKEQVKTIAFKKAQNYGNKNSRSTTSTYYDDTRSLNNNKTCSLNALRIHHSVKELKKDKSFLIMKKYVKEKKNEKIQYIKRNKQINLSIFSYEKEIYNRRIGPSGNLRFRYFIKKKKRKEEMMNKKKKKKKNFKNKEEPMPPLKSKEESLLPYVKLLKHTVEKVLNGNMGCKPDSLHNYQYSVRKGRIGGIGNGSGSDSDSVSDSSNSNDTDRDNLSHKSDPYRIQKRVALYTNESIKEKKTPLKAGDKRNILKAYSTSIIEKNNTDNDLKFTMSNKLHLFNSFEVPEHVHVAKTGGGNNIILNKMYEVRPYVLENGKQRSIKEGKNYYPYTFDEVICRNIMKKCKNQLKKEGERNLVKGSNNCCFCSLISACEFCIASRCTGRSPMEERGKSLELIRKGNEREDNTAAFGEASIEASNSASNAVSNDRDFLRDRRTSSKQHDQKSKTSNSLNGNDAYGNRTIDKIDNGWCSLCAVDSVPYTNETSNTFNTPSTCNKPSTCNKPSTFNTPSTCNTPNKCNTPNKCNTPNKCNTPNKCNTPNKCNTPNKCNTPNTHSNNNVYYIVDLIYYGDKSQVYKCINVNDKKTYAMKIVLKEKGNYQDNDSKYANNFTKKYLFLKSNPHKNIISIYDVFTAKNYNCIIMDFCEGCTLFDYFMSLAPDSLNVYEVKKIMKNLLLALDFLHSKDMIHRDIKFENIMFRKKRKANMNYENFGTSYRLADSNVPYISEEGNRSVSCGSRTLRGARHVRRRAFRSKDYCCNYNYNYPFLMNLQGEGGSRAKYTTSADRINYELYNDSDSEEANCGGDASDSDYYDNEHYCSESYYEDDYSGNDSNSHIGLNAPYLCNNEINPPPHFERGRKEKDFNEKDEEIVKNERERGAGGRIGVSSSSSSSSSSSKTSLDSFISKNSLISINSYEPRIYTSENYNFRKGFKIPRKMRNGSSSSSNYVHTRFIPKGCKTLINTTKRGSSRSIGNNRGNASDGNYESKRNNLPLRSLQLHEGKYTKRKEVKSNSVKKDRRERKDNNNSYSDLCLIDMDMMEHVYNNGNFNSDSRSTTSKNICGTAPYMSPESLDGIISTGNDIWACGVILYALMDGRFPFEINNNMSIHLKKKILTHTKPHFDPFIWKQHPEVLDLCLRLLDPNPFTRIQNAREALIHYCFADLV